From a region of the Sesamum indicum cultivar Zhongzhi No. 13 linkage group LG3, S_indicum_v1.0, whole genome shotgun sequence genome:
- the LOC105159249 gene encoding protein RADIALIS-like 3, translating to MASSSMSSSRGSSSSWTPKQNKQFEDALAMYDKDTPDRWHNIARAVSGKTAEEVRRHYEALEKDIMKIETDQVPIPNYKAMANGRGYGNEQRLLKNLKLQ from the exons ATGGCATCAAGCTCCATGTCTTCATCACGTGGCTCGTCCTCCTCGTGGACACCGAAGCAAAACAAGCAGTTCGAGGACGCTTTGGCCATGTACGACAAGGATACACCAGACCGGTGGCATAACATAGCCAGAGCGGTCAGTGGGAAGACAGCCGAGGAAGTCAGGAGGCATTATGAGGCGCTAGAGAAGGACATTATGAAGATCGAAACTGATCAGGTGCCTATACCTAATTACAAGGCCATGGCCAACGGCAGAGGATATGGCAATGAGCAGAG GCTCCTCAAGAATCTCAAGCTACAGTGA